A single window of Anopheles moucheti chromosome 2, idAnoMoucSN_F20_07, whole genome shotgun sequence DNA harbors:
- the LOC128298230 gene encoding chymotrypsin-1-like produces MASLGCISAWLVLLTVGCSVTQADDSKIVGGTTATERIPYQISLQVLVSSLFGFGPKRWMHNCGGSIVNEYYVVTAAHCLDGMNVSRMSIVAGTNDLRNDSSKGTRYFVESYLIHPDYIELNRSDIGVMRVKEPFAFNENVQPISYSSDFVDGGVTCLLTGWGYTMPIRIGSTPKDLQEAELTTITNDQCRERGMPVNPTEICTFTRVGQGACGGDSGGPLVCNNQLSGVVSYGTRYCGIGVPDVYTRVSEFDSWIQENTQTGGGGGNNEQPQPA; encoded by the exons ATGGCTTCGTTGGGTTGTATCAGTGCGTGGCTGGTTTTGCTTACCGTCGGATGTTCCGTAACGCAGG CGGATGACTCGAAGATCGTCGGGGGTACCACGGCGACCGAGCGTATCCCGTACCAGATTTCGCTGCAGGTGCTGGTCAGTTCGCTGTTTGGGTTTGGACCGAAGCGTTGGATGCATAACTGCGGTGGTTCGATCGTCAACGAGTACTACGTGGTAACGGCGGCCCACTGTTTGGATGGCATGAACGTGAGCCGGATGTCGATCGTGGCCGGTACGAACGATCTGCGGAACGACAGCTCGAAGGGCACGCGGTACTTCGTCGAGTCGTACCTCATCCACCCGGACTACATCGAGCTGAACCGGAGCGACATTGGTGTGATGCGCGTGAAGGAACCGTTCGCCTTCAACGAGAATGTGCAACCGATCAGCTACTCGTCCGATTTTGTCGACGGTGGCGTGACGTGTCTGCTGACCGGCTGGGGCTACACGATGCCGATCCGTATCGGATCGACGCCCAAGGACCTGCAGGAGGCGGAACTGACGACGATCACGAACGATCAGTGCCGGGAGCGTGGCATGCCCGTTAACCCGACCGAGATCTGCACCTTCACGCGGGTTGGACAGGGTGCCTGTGGG ggtGATTCCGGTGGTCCGCTGGTGTGCAACAATCAGCTGTCGGGGGTTGTATCGTACGGTACGCGGTACTGTGGCATCGGAGTCCCGGATGTGTACACACGCGTCTCGGAGTTCGATTCTTGGATCcaggaaaacacacaaaccggCGGCGGAGGTGGCAACAATGAACAACCACAGCCGGCATGA